The following proteins are encoded in a genomic region of Acidobacteriota bacterium:
- a CDS encoding phosphotransferase family protein produces MGETKNVRKGEEIDIDSLRTYCKGQPNLLDGEIRVEQFPGGSSNLTYLIRLGRKEFVLRRPPFGNTVKSAHDMRREFDVLSKLSAVYEPAPRPLLYCEDQSVIGSEFYLMERRQGLIIRGKIPGTLELGVPPSGGNTAGEEPPEGGTQNALSQAELLETSQVFRFEVCKSFIQNLADLHSLDLKDAKLETLGKPVGYNKRQVEGWTKRYFAARIDEVPEIENAIAWLNENIPAESGASLIHNDYKFDNIMLDPSDLTKVTAVLDWEMVTVGDPLMDLGTTLGYWISRDAPDGLLNMPFNPRVLMENITRQELVDMYAESQGRAVPDMLFYYVFGTFKIAVIAQQIYARFAKGFTSDARFATYNKFVASLGIIAASAISRKSI; encoded by the coding sequence ATGGGTGAGACCAAAAACGTCCGCAAGGGCGAAGAGATCGACATCGACAGTCTTAGGACCTATTGCAAAGGCCAGCCGAACCTGCTCGACGGCGAAATTCGTGTAGAACAATTTCCAGGCGGCAGTTCGAACCTGACTTATCTGATTCGACTAGGACGAAAGGAATTTGTACTCCGCCGGCCGCCGTTCGGGAACACGGTCAAGTCGGCCCACGATATGCGGCGTGAATTTGATGTGCTCTCAAAGCTATCGGCTGTGTACGAACCCGCTCCTCGGCCGCTGCTCTATTGCGAGGACCAGTCGGTCATCGGCTCCGAGTTTTACCTAATGGAACGCCGGCAAGGTTTGATAATCAGAGGAAAGATCCCGGGGACGCTCGAGCTTGGAGTCCCGCCTTCAGGCGGCAACACCGCGGGCGAAGAGCCGCCTGAAGGCGGGACTCAAAACGCCCTATCGCAAGCCGAGCTGCTCGAAACGTCTCAGGTGTTTCGATTCGAGGTTTGCAAGAGCTTCATCCAAAACCTAGCCGATCTCCACTCGCTGGATCTCAAGGACGCAAAACTGGAAACCCTCGGCAAACCCGTTGGCTACAACAAACGCCAAGTCGAAGGCTGGACTAAACGCTATTTCGCGGCCAGGATCGACGAGGTTCCGGAAATCGAAAATGCGATCGCGTGGCTCAATGAAAACATCCCGGCAGAATCGGGGGCTTCGCTGATCCACAACGATTACAAGTTCGACAACATCATGCTCGATCCGTCAGATCTTACAAAGGTAACGGCTGTTCTCGATTGGGAGATGGTCACCGTCGGCGATCCACTGATGGACCTCGGCACAACACTTGGCTATTGGATTTCCAGGGACGCACCCGACGGATTGCTCAACATGCCCTTCAACCCGAGGGTCCTGATGGAAAATATCACGCGGCAAGAGCTGGTCGATATGTACGCCGAATCTCAGGGACGCGCCGTTCCGGACATGCTGTTCTATTATGTCTTCGGCACATTCAAGATCGCCGTCATCGCGCAGCAGATCTACGCAAGATTCGCGAAAGGCTTCACCAGTGACGCAAGATTCGCAACATACAACAAATTTGTGGCATCACTCGGGATCATAGCCGCATCTGCGATATCTAGAAAATCGATCTGA
- a CDS encoding acyl-CoA dehydrogenase family protein: MNFEYSEKSLEMQSRLNVFMDEWIYPNEQAYLDEINSGDRWQASKLMEELKHHAQSADLWNLFLPDVSGLTNLEYAPLAEIMGRVVWASEVFNCSAPDTGNMEVLHLYGSPEQKLHWLAPLLNGEIRSCFAMTEPDVASSDATNICASIVSEGDGYILNGRKWWSTGAGDKRCKLAIFMGKTDPDAPKHLQQSMVLVPMDAEGVKVERNLLVFGFDDAPNGHSEISFTNVRVPRENLLLGEGRGFEIAQGRLGPGRVHHCMRLIGIAERSLELMCARAKTRMAFGKAVADQGVIRQWVAEARLAIDQARLLVLKAAWMMDTAGNKAARREIAMIKAVVPQMALKVIDQAIQVHGGGGVSQDFPLAQFWIYARSLRLADGPDEVHLESIAKLELKKSR; this comes from the coding sequence ATGAACTTTGAATATTCTGAGAAATCATTGGAAATGCAATCGCGGCTGAATGTGTTCATGGACGAGTGGATCTATCCAAATGAGCAAGCCTATCTGGACGAGATCAATTCTGGTGACCGATGGCAGGCGTCAAAACTGATGGAAGAACTGAAGCATCATGCTCAATCTGCAGATCTGTGGAATTTGTTTTTGCCGGATGTGTCGGGGCTTACAAATCTCGAATACGCACCGCTGGCTGAGATCATGGGGCGTGTTGTTTGGGCATCCGAAGTATTCAATTGCTCGGCTCCAGACACCGGCAACATGGAGGTGCTACATTTGTACGGTTCGCCGGAACAAAAACTGCATTGGTTGGCACCGTTGCTAAATGGCGAGATTCGTTCGTGTTTTGCGATGACCGAGCCGGATGTAGCCTCGTCTGATGCCACGAACATTTGTGCGTCAATCGTAAGTGAAGGTGATGGCTATATTTTGAACGGGCGAAAATGGTGGTCGACCGGTGCGGGCGACAAGCGATGCAAGCTTGCTATCTTTATGGGCAAGACCGATCCGGATGCTCCGAAACATCTGCAGCAATCAATGGTGCTGGTACCGATGGATGCCGAGGGCGTCAAGGTCGAGCGAAATCTGCTGGTGTTCGGTTTTGACGATGCACCGAACGGACACTCGGAAATTTCATTCACCAACGTCCGTGTTCCAAGGGAAAATTTGCTTCTCGGTGAAGGCCGCGGTTTTGAGATCGCGCAAGGGCGGCTTGGGCCCGGACGAGTCCATCACTGTATGCGGCTGATCGGAATCGCTGAGCGATCCCTTGAGTTGATGTGTGCCCGTGCAAAGACCCGAATGGCATTCGGCAAAGCCGTCGCCGACCAGGGTGTGATTCGCCAATGGGTCGCAGAAGCTCGGCTCGCGATTGACCAAGCACGTTTGCTCGTTCTCAAGGCGGCGTGGATGATGGACACCGCTGGGAACAAAGCCGCGCGACGCGAGATCGCGATGATAAAAGCCGTCGTTCCGCAGATGGCTTTGAAAGTGATCGATCAGGCGATCCAGGTCCACGGCGGCGGCGGCGTGTCCCAGGACTTTCCACTAGCGCAATTTTGGATCTACGCCAGATCACTTCGCCTCGCGGATGGGCCCGACGAAGTGCATCTTGAATCCATTGCAAAGTTAGAGTTAAAGAAAAGCCGGTAG
- the pilM gene encoding type IV pilus assembly protein PilM, producing the protein MLFGKKKSVAGLDIGSSSIKMVELDGKPNSLNLVSLGFENLPGDTIIDGQIMELNVVSDVIQSVCNNHQVAATQVVTGVSGHSVIIKNIVLPSMSREELEESIDWHAEEHIPYDLADVSLDYQVTSETADSTHVLIAACKRDRIDNIKQAIQLAGKQPVIIDVDTFALQNCYEANYSPTDNDVVTLLNIGASTMNVNIVKGTRSLFTRDITVGGSQFTDVLQRSLGLNFQQAEAVKRGVNDAVDGIEEKAIEPLMNNVTEIVAMEIQKTFDFYRATTEDNETVVQKILISGGGSKLAGLSQELSQRLELPVEVLNPFRNIRVDDKKFDPEYLSEIVPEMAVAVGLAIRGV; encoded by the coding sequence ATGCTGTTCGGTAAAAAGAAAAGCGTTGCCGGTTTGGATATAGGTTCGAGTTCGATCAAAATGGTCGAGCTTGACGGCAAACCAAACAGTCTCAATTTGGTCAGCCTCGGATTTGAAAATCTGCCGGGCGACACGATCATTGACGGGCAGATCATGGAGCTGAACGTCGTTTCGGACGTGATCCAGAGCGTCTGCAACAATCACCAAGTTGCCGCGACACAGGTCGTCACCGGCGTTAGTGGTCACAGTGTCATTATAAAGAACATCGTTCTGCCGTCGATGAGCCGAGAGGAACTCGAGGAATCGATCGACTGGCATGCCGAAGAGCATATTCCGTATGATCTGGCTGATGTGAGCCTGGATTACCAAGTCACATCCGAGACAGCTGATTCTACTCACGTCCTGATCGCCGCGTGCAAACGTGATCGTATAGATAATATAAAACAAGCCATTCAGTTAGCCGGCAAGCAGCCGGTGATCATCGACGTTGATACGTTCGCCCTGCAGAATTGCTACGAAGCGAATTACAGCCCGACCGACAACGATGTCGTCACGCTGCTCAATATCGGTGCCTCGACGATGAACGTCAACATCGTGAAGGGCACACGTTCCTTATTTACACGCGATATCACAGTCGGCGGCAGTCAGTTCACCGATGTCCTTCAGCGAAGCCTAGGGCTAAACTTCCAACAAGCAGAGGCTGTGAAACGCGGTGTCAATGACGCCGTGGACGGTATCGAAGAAAAAGCGATCGAGCCGCTGATGAATAACGTTACCGAGATCGTAGCGATGGAAATACAGAAGACATTCGATTTCTATCGAGCGACGACCGAAGATAACGAGACCGTTGTACAAAAGATCCTGATATCTGGCGGCGGTTCGAAACTTGCCGGTTTGTCGCAGGAACTTTCGCAGCGTCTCGAGCTTCCAGTAGAAGTTCTAAATCCGTTCCGTAATATTCGCGTGGACGACAAAAAGTTTGACCCTGAATATCTTAGCGAGATCGTGCCTGAAATGGCTGTGGCAGTCGGTCTGGCAATAAGGGGAGTGTAA
- a CDS encoding PilN domain-containing protein: MIKINLLNSVTERQGGAAVAVDRKIASPASRFVVMSLVVAALLAAVIGWDIISTQMAKTEAERQLAEQKQIEADLAVVIAEQKDLEQKIQNIDMRIEAIKKLRGSQAGPSAVLEAMRERIAMTPGLYLESVEQNGEQLTFKGNSPDESQVTQFGRSLEFSNGLFSNLSIETTRAEIQNQNAPQKVNAEGEAPKIGIVNFVIKTAYTPSKAAGSSANAPTTASVPGAAQTQPVQVAKN, encoded by the coding sequence ATGATCAAGATCAATTTACTTAATTCTGTAACCGAACGACAAGGCGGAGCCGCCGTAGCCGTAGATCGCAAGATCGCGAGTCCTGCGTCCAGATTCGTCGTCATGTCATTGGTCGTTGCTGCACTACTCGCCGCTGTTATCGGCTGGGACATTATCAGCACGCAAATGGCCAAGACCGAAGCCGAGCGTCAGCTTGCAGAACAGAAGCAGATCGAAGCAGATCTTGCGGTTGTGATCGCCGAGCAGAAAGACCTCGAGCAGAAGATCCAGAACATCGATATGCGTATCGAAGCGATCAAGAAGCTTCGTGGATCACAGGCAGGCCCAAGTGCCGTACTTGAAGCGATGCGCGAGCGCATTGCGATGACACCGGGGCTTTACCTCGAGAGTGTCGAACAAAACGGCGAACAGTTGACATTCAAGGGCAATTCCCCCGACGAAAGTCAGGTCACCCAGTTTGGCCGCAGTCTTGAATTTTCGAACGGACTATTCTCGAATCTGAGCATTGAGACGACTCGTGCTGAAATTCAAAACCAAAACGCCCCTCAGAAAGTGAATGCCGAGGGCGAAGCACCGAAGATCGGGATCGTCAATTTCGTGATCAAGACCGCGTATACGCCTTCGAAGGCGGCCGGATCGAGTGCTAATGCACCGACGACCGCATCGGTTCCGGGAGCCGCTCAGACGCAGCCTGTCCAGGTCGCAAAAAACTAA
- the pilO gene encoding type 4a pilus biogenesis protein PilO translates to MLEKIKNLKWHFQLMILVGVASLIYASVWYFVTSETRAEITTLTDQVAQLQQKNETARLATQRINEFRSLYASKAAEYEELKVLLPEQRELTNVLQGLQDTANDARLIVMRFSPRDETQQDMIMAKPVEVEVDSNFNNLRAFFDSMAKLPRIVSITDFKINQLEKQSENKTLHAQFLLTAYYAAPTDLNSAAAPGAPGAAPVPGTAPAPGTVPAPAAAPAK, encoded by the coding sequence ATGTTAGAGAAAATCAAAAACCTCAAATGGCACTTCCAGCTAATGATCCTCGTCGGCGTCGCATCGCTGATCTACGCCAGCGTCTGGTACTTTGTGACCAGCGAAACGCGGGCAGAGATCACGACGCTAACGGACCAGGTCGCTCAGCTTCAGCAGAAGAATGAGACCGCACGATTAGCCACGCAGCGTATAAACGAGTTTCGCTCGCTCTATGCCAGCAAGGCCGCTGAATACGAAGAACTCAAGGTTCTACTGCCGGAACAGCGTGAGCTGACCAATGTCCTTCAGGGCCTGCAGGACACTGCAAACGACGCCCGATTGATCGTGATGCGGTTCAGTCCGCGTGACGAGACTCAGCAGGACATGATAATGGCCAAGCCGGTCGAGGTCGAGGTTGACAGTAACTTTAACAACCTGCGTGCATTCTTTGACAGCATGGCTAAACTGCCGCGTATCGTTTCGATCACCGATTTCAAGATCAATCAGCTTGAAAAGCAATCGGAGAACAAAACGCTGCATGCTCAGTTCCTGCTGACGGCATATTATGCGGCACCAACTGATCTCAATTCGGCTGCGGCTCCCGGAGCCCCCGGAGCAGCCCCGGTCCCCGGAACAGCCCCGGCCCCCGGAACAGTTCCGGCACCTGCGGCCGCTCCTGCCAAGTAA
- the pilQ gene encoding type IV pilus secretin PilQ, which yields MNSLIIISDVVKRTAFAFLIVAVLAISATAQKVDPKSEGLRYGDAGFRGEPINLSVVNADIRDILSYITDQYGINFVIDKSVKEVPVTVKLNDVPWNVALDSVLQSQSLNAQVNGNILRVVDSKVLSDEIDLRSKLMDGAIDGSPLYTEFLRLNYARASGTLSGDAGGAGGLTTGTSSGGPSGGDSSSSSGGSDQGILGIVKKRLSRRGTVEVDGRSNTLIITDVKQNIEAIRQLVSYLDQPEPQVEIEARIVVASRNFSRDIGVQLGAILTGPRGSGAAGGTLPGNTFGLPVPPSIPNGAVGNDMFSKIANTVIGLTTGVFGTAQINAMISAGEQKGQAKVIATPRVTTLNNRPAEIKSGTKIPVTTIQPGSAAGGAVIATTTYVDVPLRLAITPQITDLGTVILNVIAENSSTATIVGGAAPAINTQSMTTQVTVPDGGTTVVGGVLFDDERESTDRTPGISRIPLLGNLFKRKGVSRNTNEILFFITPRITRPDTSNAAQGGQIRPASILQPVPMGNPPSNSSRGGDTPMPVVQGPALARPEMATTPTKP from the coding sequence ATGAATTCTCTTATCATCATCAGCGACGTGGTAAAGCGTACCGCATTCGCTTTTCTGATAGTCGCCGTGCTGGCAATCTCAGCAACGGCTCAAAAGGTCGATCCCAAATCTGAAGGGCTTCGCTACGGCGACGCCGGATTTCGCGGCGAACCGATCAATCTCAGCGTTGTGAATGCCGATATCCGCGACATTCTCAGCTATATAACTGATCAGTACGGTATCAACTTTGTGATCGACAAATCGGTCAAAGAAGTACCGGTGACGGTAAAGCTCAACGATGTTCCATGGAACGTCGCCCTCGATTCGGTTCTGCAGTCGCAGTCGCTGAATGCACAGGTCAACGGCAACATCCTGCGAGTTGTCGATTCGAAAGTGCTTTCGGACGAGATAGACCTTCGTTCAAAATTAATGGACGGTGCGATCGATGGCTCGCCTCTTTATACCGAATTTCTCAGGCTCAATTATGCACGTGCCTCGGGAACGCTCAGCGGCGATGCCGGCGGTGCGGGTGGTTTGACCACCGGAACGTCGAGCGGCGGTCCATCAGGCGGAGATAGCAGCAGTTCCAGCGGCGGAAGCGACCAGGGAATTCTCGGCATTGTCAAAAAACGCCTTTCGCGTCGCGGAACGGTCGAAGTTGACGGCCGCAGCAACACGCTTATCATCACCGATGTCAAACAAAATATAGAAGCGATCCGCCAGCTAGTCTCATATCTTGACCAACCGGAACCGCAGGTTGAGATCGAAGCACGCATCGTTGTGGCTTCGCGAAACTTTAGCCGCGATATCGGTGTCCAGCTAGGCGCGATTCTGACCGGCCCCCGCGGAAGCGGAGCAGCCGGCGGAACGCTGCCGGGCAATACATTTGGTTTGCCGGTACCTCCGAGTATCCCTAATGGTGCTGTGGGCAACGATATGTTTTCGAAGATCGCAAACACGGTCATCGGTTTGACGACCGGCGTTTTTGGAACCGCTCAGATCAACGCGATGATCTCTGCCGGTGAACAGAAAGGCCAGGCTAAGGTCATTGCAACACCTCGCGTCACAACTCTGAATAATCGTCCGGCGGAGATCAAGAGCGGAACCAAAATTCCGGTCACAACGATCCAGCCGGGCAGTGCCGCGGGTGGTGCAGTTATTGCGACGACGACCTATGTTGACGTTCCTCTTCGATTGGCCATTACGCCTCAGATCACGGATCTTGGTACGGTCATTCTCAATGTTATTGCCGAAAACAGCTCGACCGCGACGATCGTTGGCGGAGCCGCTCCGGCCATCAACACCCAGAGTATGACGACCCAGGTAACGGTTCCCGATGGCGGAACGACCGTTGTTGGCGGTGTTTTGTTCGACGACGAACGCGAGAGCACCGACCGCACGCCGGGAATCTCGAGGATCCCGTTGCTGGGCAACCTTTTTAAGCGAAAGGGAGTTTCTCGTAACACGAACGAGATCTTGTTCTTCATTACACCGCGGATCACACGTCCGGACACATCGAATGCCGCACAGGGCGGACAGATTCGTCCCGCATCGATCCTCCAGCCGGTGCCAATGGGCAATCCGCCGTCAAACTCATCCCGCGGCGGCGATACCCCGATGCCTGTTGTTCAAGGACCGGCATTGGCAAGGCCGGAGATGGCCACCACTCCGACCAAACCGTAA